In one Coccinella septempunctata chromosome 6, icCocSept1.1, whole genome shotgun sequence genomic region, the following are encoded:
- the LOC123315230 gene encoding uncharacterized protein LOC123315230 isoform X2 codes for MDQEQDEEYIDKSSEVGKLIIRINQLERRPCLDNSLGEILESFLQSLVRSEDFLRNGIFRINFAESALLLQSSASIYSRKVDLLWDMINECQKRLVSFKTEENEKELKRIEEREAKYKRRRRQLDISRNKDVHVEKSKSFHIDWEEVNDFQHLHLEKDSKLYSEWFKKMVFKWDSQPTPKSNRSLADKQVQFRSLENAIFDQDQDDEFVVHTSKLESVIALEELLLPKPTFTDFSYKLYSELYLIPKFLQENQLSYKDLEMHSIEVEKYLEKYKDQHFSERIYDESYDNNFIIDKNSPQKLRRISVSSTSVSKLPDFDNIDNIQVKKCQENFSTDSSTDSSPHVTGEVNVETNIFSADRSSESLDCENDNTSYENVASSSHNVPTDQITEQIPIDKSADTSLKSVASDSDVLDETRKIVNRTKSVAIKTRRTREKIEHYEIPEKRRRLSKAALKKLATGITVDLEKFNSFFANHYQPEEGEGQVEIQEFSFDDPIDSSSRIGMDDEPLSQLSDHPILSTQDSGYESHFQDNDTSIDNFISPTCELDKVLTEAPLTQEASISEDCPMMPNEPPREKTAISEDCTDNEEVPLYQRVYEWKQYMSDKFKNLKTADFNIHEYGSNIMENFEEGRPQKFSNIVRGKSAAEVTRYFISALQLANTSNVEIQGVQSGKLSNETFELKLISKERYYDRLKDYMAPSEQDYHKRLSTAHRISKKRSVPGFGKSSEPKYSKLK; via the exons ATGGACCAAGAACAAGATGAGGAATATATAGACAAATCGTCTGAAGTGGGTAAACTCATTATCAGAATTAATCAATTGGAAAGAAGACCTTGCTTAGATAATTCCCTTGGAGAG atATTGGAATCATTCCTACAATCACTCGTTAGGTCAGAAGATTTCTTGAGAAATGGTATATTCAGAATCAATTTTGCTGAATCGGCCCTACTTCTGCAAAGTTCTGCTTCAATATATAGTAGAAAAGTAGATCTTCTATGGGATATGATAAATGAATGTCAGAAGCGCTTGGTATCATTCAAAAC AGAAGAGAATGAAAAGGAACTCAAAAGAATAGAAGAAAGAGAGGCAAAATATAAGAGAAGAAGGAGACAGTTAGATATATCCAGAAATAAGGATGTACATGTTGAGAAATCAAAATCTTTTCACATAGATTGGGAGGAAGTGAATGATTTTCAGCACTTGCACTTGGAGAAAGATTCCAAATTATATTCAGAATGGTTCAAAAAAATGGTTTTCAAGTGGGACTCGCAACCTACACCAAAAAGCAACAGAAGTCTTGCTGATAAACAAGTACAGTTTCGAAGCCTTGAAAATGCTATCTTTGATCAAGACCAGGATGATGAATTCGTTGTTCACACTTCGAAATTGGAATCAGTAATTGCATTAGAAGAATTGCTCCTGCCTAAACCGACATTCACTGATTTTTCATATAAACTGTATAGTGAATTATACTTGATACCCAAGTTCCTTCAGGAAAATCAACTCAGTTATAAAGATCTTGAAATGCATTCAATAGAAGTGGAAAAATACTTAGAGAAGTACAAGGATCAACATTTTTCAGAACGCATATATGATGAGAGTTACGACAACAATTTCATAATCGACAAAAACAGTCCAcaaaaattgaggagaataaGTGTATCTTCTACAAGTGTTTCTAAACTCCCAGATTTTGATAATATAGATAATATTCAAGTGAAAAAATGCCAG GAGAACTTCTCAACCGATAGTTCTACTGATTCATCACCTCATGTAACGGGAGAGGTAAATGTAGAAACTAACATTTTTTCTGCAGATAGATCATCAGAATCTTTAGACTGTGAAAATGATAATACATCATATGAAAATGTGGCTTCGTCTTCACATAATGTTCCAACTGATCAGATAACAGAGCAGATACCAATTGACAAATCGGCAGATACATCCTTGAAGTCCGTGGCTAGTGATTCTGATGTATTGGATGAAActagaaaaattgtgaataggACTAAATCTGTGGCAATTAAAACCAGGAGAACAAGGGAAAAAATAGAACACTATGAG ATTCCAGAGAAGAGAAGAAGATTATCCAAAGCAGCCCTTAAAAAATTGGCAACTGGTATTACCGTTGATTTGGAAAAGTTCAACTCGTTCTTTGCAAATCATTATCAACCTGAAGAAGGAGAAG GTCAAGTGGAAATACAAGAGTTCTCTTTCGACGATCCAATTGATTCCAGCAGTAGAATAGGCATGGATGATGAGCCTCTATCACAACTTTCCGACCATCCGATACTTTCCACGCAGGACAGTGGTTATGAATCTCATTTTCAAGACAATGATACAAGCATTGATAATTTTATTTCACCTACATGTGAATTAGATAAGGTTTTAACAGAGGCGCCTTTAACACAAGAAGCATCTATATCAGAAGATTGCCCAATGATGCCAAACGAACCCCCAAGAGAAAAAACAGCCATATCAGAAGATTGTACAGATAATGAAGAGGTACCTTTGTATCAAAGGGTGTATGAATGGAAGCAATACATGTCCGACAAgttcaaaaacttgaaaaccGCAGATTTCAATATTCATGAGTATGGTTCAAATATCATGGAGAACTTCGAAGAAGGTCGTCCACAGAAGTTCAGTAATATAGTTAGAGGAAAATCGGCAGCGGAAGTCACCCGATATTTTATTTCTGCCTTGCAGCTGGCCAACACCAGTAACGTGGAGATCCAAGGTGTACAAAGTGGTAAACTATCGAATGAGACATTCGAATTGAAGTTGATCAGCAAGGAACGATACTATGATCGTTTGAAAGATTACATGGCTCCGTCTGAACAAGACTATCATAAGCGATTGAGCACCGCACACAGAATAAGTAAAAAACGTTCAGTTCCCGGTTTCGGCAAATCCAGTGAACCTAAATATAGTAAACTTAAGTAG
- the LOC123315230 gene encoding uncharacterized protein LOC123315230 isoform X1, producing the protein MDQEQDEEYIDKSSEVGKLIIRINQLERRPCLDNSLGEILESFLQSLVRSEDFLRNGIFRINFAESALLLQSSASIYSRKVDLLWDMINECQKRLVSFKTEENEKELKRIEEREAKYKRRRRQLDISRNKDVHVEKSKSFHIDWEEVNDFQHLHLEKDSKLYSEWFKKMVFKWDSQPTPKSNRSLADKQVQFRSLENAIFDQDQDDEFVVHTSKLESVIALEELLLPKPTFTDFSYKLYSELYLIPKFLQENQLSYKDLEMHSIEVEKYLEKYKDQHFSERIYDESYDNNFIIDKNSPQKLRRISVSSTSVSKLPDFDNIDNIQVKKCQVNLLRLSVVDLSRLSASVDELKRYCSEGECFKLQNFQENFSTDSSTDSSPHVTGEVNVETNIFSADRSSESLDCENDNTSYENVASSSHNVPTDQITEQIPIDKSADTSLKSVASDSDVLDETRKIVNRTKSVAIKTRRTREKIEHYEIPEKRRRLSKAALKKLATGITVDLEKFNSFFANHYQPEEGEGQVEIQEFSFDDPIDSSSRIGMDDEPLSQLSDHPILSTQDSGYESHFQDNDTSIDNFISPTCELDKVLTEAPLTQEASISEDCPMMPNEPPREKTAISEDCTDNEEVPLYQRVYEWKQYMSDKFKNLKTADFNIHEYGSNIMENFEEGRPQKFSNIVRGKSAAEVTRYFISALQLANTSNVEIQGVQSGKLSNETFELKLISKERYYDRLKDYMAPSEQDYHKRLSTAHRISKKRSVPGFGKSSEPKYSKLK; encoded by the exons ATGGACCAAGAACAAGATGAGGAATATATAGACAAATCGTCTGAAGTGGGTAAACTCATTATCAGAATTAATCAATTGGAAAGAAGACCTTGCTTAGATAATTCCCTTGGAGAG atATTGGAATCATTCCTACAATCACTCGTTAGGTCAGAAGATTTCTTGAGAAATGGTATATTCAGAATCAATTTTGCTGAATCGGCCCTACTTCTGCAAAGTTCTGCTTCAATATATAGTAGAAAAGTAGATCTTCTATGGGATATGATAAATGAATGTCAGAAGCGCTTGGTATCATTCAAAAC AGAAGAGAATGAAAAGGAACTCAAAAGAATAGAAGAAAGAGAGGCAAAATATAAGAGAAGAAGGAGACAGTTAGATATATCCAGAAATAAGGATGTACATGTTGAGAAATCAAAATCTTTTCACATAGATTGGGAGGAAGTGAATGATTTTCAGCACTTGCACTTGGAGAAAGATTCCAAATTATATTCAGAATGGTTCAAAAAAATGGTTTTCAAGTGGGACTCGCAACCTACACCAAAAAGCAACAGAAGTCTTGCTGATAAACAAGTACAGTTTCGAAGCCTTGAAAATGCTATCTTTGATCAAGACCAGGATGATGAATTCGTTGTTCACACTTCGAAATTGGAATCAGTAATTGCATTAGAAGAATTGCTCCTGCCTAAACCGACATTCACTGATTTTTCATATAAACTGTATAGTGAATTATACTTGATACCCAAGTTCCTTCAGGAAAATCAACTCAGTTATAAAGATCTTGAAATGCATTCAATAGAAGTGGAAAAATACTTAGAGAAGTACAAGGATCAACATTTTTCAGAACGCATATATGATGAGAGTTACGACAACAATTTCATAATCGACAAAAACAGTCCAcaaaaattgaggagaataaGTGTATCTTCTACAAGTGTTTCTAAACTCCCAGATTTTGATAATATAGATAATATTCAAGTGAAAAAATGCCAGGTAAATTTGTTGAGATTGTCGGTTGTTGACTTGAGTAGATTGTCTGCATCTGTTGATGAACTAAAAAGGTACTGCAGTGAGGGAGAATGTTTTAAATTGCAAAATTTTCAGGAGAACTTCTCAACCGATAGTTCTACTGATTCATCACCTCATGTAACGGGAGAGGTAAATGTAGAAACTAACATTTTTTCTGCAGATAGATCATCAGAATCTTTAGACTGTGAAAATGATAATACATCATATGAAAATGTGGCTTCGTCTTCACATAATGTTCCAACTGATCAGATAACAGAGCAGATACCAATTGACAAATCGGCAGATACATCCTTGAAGTCCGTGGCTAGTGATTCTGATGTATTGGATGAAActagaaaaattgtgaataggACTAAATCTGTGGCAATTAAAACCAGGAGAACAAGGGAAAAAATAGAACACTATGAG ATTCCAGAGAAGAGAAGAAGATTATCCAAAGCAGCCCTTAAAAAATTGGCAACTGGTATTACCGTTGATTTGGAAAAGTTCAACTCGTTCTTTGCAAATCATTATCAACCTGAAGAAGGAGAAG GTCAAGTGGAAATACAAGAGTTCTCTTTCGACGATCCAATTGATTCCAGCAGTAGAATAGGCATGGATGATGAGCCTCTATCACAACTTTCCGACCATCCGATACTTTCCACGCAGGACAGTGGTTATGAATCTCATTTTCAAGACAATGATACAAGCATTGATAATTTTATTTCACCTACATGTGAATTAGATAAGGTTTTAACAGAGGCGCCTTTAACACAAGAAGCATCTATATCAGAAGATTGCCCAATGATGCCAAACGAACCCCCAAGAGAAAAAACAGCCATATCAGAAGATTGTACAGATAATGAAGAGGTACCTTTGTATCAAAGGGTGTATGAATGGAAGCAATACATGTCCGACAAgttcaaaaacttgaaaaccGCAGATTTCAATATTCATGAGTATGGTTCAAATATCATGGAGAACTTCGAAGAAGGTCGTCCACAGAAGTTCAGTAATATAGTTAGAGGAAAATCGGCAGCGGAAGTCACCCGATATTTTATTTCTGCCTTGCAGCTGGCCAACACCAGTAACGTGGAGATCCAAGGTGTACAAAGTGGTAAACTATCGAATGAGACATTCGAATTGAAGTTGATCAGCAAGGAACGATACTATGATCGTTTGAAAGATTACATGGCTCCGTCTGAACAAGACTATCATAAGCGATTGAGCACCGCACACAGAATAAGTAAAAAACGTTCAGTTCCCGGTTTCGGCAAATCCAGTGAACCTAAATATAGTAAACTTAAGTAG
- the LOC123314929 gene encoding sorting nexin-12 yields MMAESDATVEATRRLNVKKQTLDDAYAAPANFLEIDVLDPVTTIGVGKKRFTDYEVKMRTNLPVFKIKESSVRRRYSDFEWLRNELERDSKIVVPPLPGKAWKRQLPFRGDDGIFEEDFIEERRKGLEVFINKIAGHPLAQNERCLHMFLQEQQIDKNYVPGKIRNT; encoded by the exons ATGATGGCTGAGTCAGATGCAACTGTAGAAGCTACTAGAAGATTGAATGTGAAGAAGCAAACTTTAGATGATGCTTACGCAGCACCTGCAAATTTTCTTGAGATTGATGTTCTGGATCCTGTTACAACAATTGGCGTTGGCAAGAAAAGATTTACAGATTATGAAGTCAAAATGAGA ACCAACTtacctgtattcaaaattaAGGAATCTAGTGTGAGAAGAAGATATAGTGATTTTGAGTGGCTAAGAAATGAATTAGAACGGGATAGCAAAATAGTAGTACCACCGTTACCTGGTAAAGCTTGGAAAAGGCAGTTGCCCTTCAGGGGAGACGATGGTATTTTTGAGGAAGACTTCATTGAAGAACGTAGGAAAGGATTGGAAGTTTTCATTAATAA gATTGCTGGACACCCACTTGCCCAAAATGAACGTTGTTTGCATATGTTCTTACAAGAACAACAAATTGACAAAAATTATGTCCCAGGTAAAATACGCAATACGTAA
- the LOC123316012 gene encoding cAMP and cAMP-inhibited cGMP 3',5'-cyclic phosphodiesterase 10A-like yields the protein MLRKKYKRLFPKTFSIKNFIAPYNSKATNRLRASRQDDKKDLVKRYSSEISSISLEGLTDYSCTNPDLHLLLLEAADILKNTTGSIGVCVYVVDEGSEEIYVLTKQQLIIIPSHYRFQIEEGKTIAAHVAFNREYVLVEDIKEDPRFPMGTGFHNLIAESVLCVPVVTLDGDCLAVFECIRSQYDEPFGKAELKTVIVLSGWMGAAIHQNMQSVAMRKQEVLHNQLLNITKSYYEATITTTKMLTNLVALSKETIDVSRGSFYVINKDEEEMTADAYEEGLDEYQYQLIKKKQKLKPLVKDRGILTMVAKSGYTINVKDPSKDPRINNEPELRRGKTIKSILCMPIMGNRGLLGIVKLLNKRYGYFTKNDEAILKVFGSYASCSLQYNTLLEKSNKLELLNKIHERMLNLLLVPCKHERHYAKHAKIVTPSHFLDFRWYIPDEIMQHAPFLAAHMIKDVSGNDNDINYNNLMNFMLVARRLYRNNPYHNFEHAFNFMHCMYNILKRNLRLFSPMEIKALLISSICHDIDHGGCTNNFLILTNDNLYQLYNDSPWENYHYLVTVKLIEVNASFQKYDIFQHNKRNNKSFLEEIKEAILSTDLQQHFKNRKILFTTINDHSYEITNTIHKSLLKGLMMTVCDLSGQCKPFSVAKRITENVYREFYDQGDQEKKMGIIPLSMMDRDKENLVPEDQIQFISVIVVPATEMLKTILPNTYELNTECRLLQSAWQDIIQSRQRKIKENG from the exons ATGTTGAGAAAGAAATATAAACGATTGTTTCCCAAAACCttctcaataaaaaatttcattgcaCCTTACAATAGCAAAGCTACGAATAGACTTAGAGCCTCGAGACAAGATGATAAGAAGGATTTAGTCAAAAGATATTCTAGCGAAATAAGCAGCATCAGTTTGGAAGGGTTGACCGATTACTCTTGTACTAATCCTGATTTACACTTGTTATTGCTAGAAGCTGCAgacattttgaaaaatactaCAGGTTCAATAG GAGTATGCGTGTACGTTGTTGACGAAGGATCTGAAGAGATATATGTTTTAACAAAACAACAGCTTATTATAATACCTTCACattatcgttttcaaatagaaGAAGGCAAAACAATAGCTGCTCATGTGGCTTTCAATAGAGAATACGTCTTGGTTGAGGATATTAAGGAAGATCCTCGATTTCCTATGGGTACTGGATTCCACA ATCTCATAGCAGAATCTGTTCTGTGCGTGCCGGTGGTGACGCTAGACGGGGATTGTTTAGCAGTTTTCGAGTGTATAAGGTCGCAATACGACGAACCTTTCGGCAAGGCTGAGCTAAAAACCGTTATAGTTTTATCGGGATGGATGGGTGCTGCAATACACCAAAACATGCAGAGTGTAGCCATGAGGAAGCAGGAAGTTCTACACAACCAACTGTTGAACATAACAAAGTCTTATTACGAGGCTACCATAACTACCACCAAGATGTTGACTAACTTGGTC GCTTTATCCAAAGAAACGATTGACGTAAGCAGAGGCTCTTTCTACGTtatcaataaggatgaggaagAAATGACCGCTGATGCTTACGAAGAAGGTTTAGATGAATACCAATATCAACTCATCAAGAAAAAACAGAAGTTGAAACCGCTGGTGAAAGACAGAGGTATTTTGACCATGGTTGCGAAATCCGGCTATACAATCAACGTCAAAGATCCATCCAAAGACCCTAGGATAAATAACGAGCCCGAACTACGAAGGGGTAAAACCATCAAGTCTATACTATGCATGCCCATAATGGGTAATAGAGGTCTCTTGG GCATCGTAAAACTACTAAATAAACGGTACGGTTACTTCACGAAGAACGACGAAGCTATCTTGAAAGTCTTCGGATCTTACGCTTCTTGTAGTTTGCAATACAACACCTTGCTGGAGAAGTCGAATAAACTG GAGCTGCTAAACAAGATTCATGAAAGAATGCTAAATCTGCTACTTGTTCCGTGCAAACATGAGCGTCATTATGCCAAACATGCGAAAATAGTTACACCTTCTCATTTCTTAGA TTTCAGATGGTATATACCGGATGAAATTATGCAACACGCGCCCTTTTTGGCTGCACATATGATTAAAGATGTGAGCGGAAACGACAACGACATCAACTACAATAATTTGATGAATTTCATGCTGGTTGCCAGAAGGCTGTACAGGAATAATCCTTATCACAACTTTGAGCATGCCTTCAACTTCATGCACTGCATGTATAATATTCTGAAGAGGAATCTTCGTTTGTTCTCTCCCATGGAG ATCAAAGCCCTGCTGATTTCATCGATTTGTCACGATATAGACCATGGGGGATGTACAAATAACTTTTTGATTCTCACCAATGATAACTTATACCAGTTATATAATGATTCCCCTTGGGAGAACTATCACTATTTGGTAACGGTTAAGTTGATTGAGGTAAATGCATCT TTTCAGAAATACGACATATTCCAGCACAATAAGAGAAACAACAAATCGTTTCTTGAAGAGATCAAGGAAGCCATTCTTTCAACTGATCTTCAGCAGCATTTCAAGAACAGAAAAATTCTGTTCACTACCATAAACGATCACTCTTACGAAATTACGAATACGATCCATAAAAGTCTATTGAAGGGACTGATGATGACCGTGTGCGATTTGTCAGGTCAATGTAAACCCTTTTCTGTGGCAAAACGGATTACCGAAAACGTTTATC GGGAGTTTTACGACCAAGGAgatcaagagaaaaaaatggGTATTATACCCTTATCAATGATGGACAGAGATAAGGAGAACTTGGTTCCAGAAGATCAGATACAATTCATTTCTGTAATTGTTGTACCAGCAACAGAAATGCTCAAAACCATTTTGCCTAACACTTATGAACTGAACACAGAATGCAG gTTATTGCAATCTGCTTGGCAAGATATTATCCAGTCTAGGCAAAGAAAAATTAAGGAAAATGGTTAA
- the LOC123314927 gene encoding uncharacterized protein LOC123314927 isoform X2 has protein sequence MIKRLTLLFYLIFFFVNETNCENNNIKIVNGSELNIHNEKETQRNGTRSAYNNNTNIVAGRFKRANYENYTEKVVQMGDEARFPCYIEKENLTVLWIKIDKTTNEEHNITVNYTTVHMDKRFNQTKQQGSKNWELSIKYTQKSDEGLYLCKATTKPVTKIYVELILIEAIARILDTDEKETGMIKVKLFSPLRLSCVLYNSISPPCYIFWYHYDTMINYDLDDNASVRRGRQGSELIFPKTEARHQGNYSCVPSNARQASIVVDVHGEIKKAANGRMPMTSKEMISVTLPLIFILSILM, from the exons ATGATAAAAAGGTTGACTTTACTATTCTAtcttatttttttcttcgtCAACGAAACAAACTGTGAGAATAATAATATCAAAATTGTAAACG GTAGTGAACTTAATATTCACAATGAAAAGGAAACGCAAAGGAATGGGACCAGAAGTGCATATAACAATAACACAAATATCGTTGCCGGTAGATTCAAACGAGCGAATTATGAAAACTATACTGAAAAAGTTGTCCAAATGGGAGATGAGGCTCGTTTTCCTTGTTATATCGAGAAGGAAAACTTAACG GTATTATGGATCAAAATAGATAAGACCACCAATGAAGAGCACAATATCACAGTGAACTATACTACAGTCCATATGGACAAGCGATTCAATCAAACAAAACAACAGGGATCGAag AATTGGGAACTTTCAATAAAATATACACAAAAAAGTGATGAAGGATTGTACCTTTGTAAAGCAACGACGAAACCTGTAACTAAAATATACGTCGAACTAATATTAATTG AAGCCATAGCCAGAATACTGGACACCGACGAGAAGGAGACTGGCATGATAAAGGTGAAATTATTTTCACCATTAAGACTGAGTTGTGTTCTTTACAATTCAATCAGTCCTCCATGCTATATATTTTGGTACCATTATGACACAATGATTAATTACGATTTGGATGACAATGCTTCTGTTCGTCGTGGACGACAAGGGAGCGAGCTAATATTTCCCAAAACAGAGGCGAGACACCAAGGAAATTATTCATGTGTCCCATCAAATGCCAGACAAGCTAGCATCGTAGTAGACGTTCATG gtgaaataaaaaaagcagCCAATGGTAGGATGCCAATGACTTCCAAGGAAATGATCTCAGTAACTTTACCTCTCATATTTATTTTGTCTATTTTAATGTGA
- the LOC123314927 gene encoding uncharacterized protein LOC123314927 isoform X1, with protein MIKRLTLLFYLIFFFVNETNCENNNIKIVNGSELNIHNEKETQRNGTRSAYNNNTNIVAGRFKRANYENYTEKVVQMGDEARFPCYIEKENLTVLWIKIDKTTNEEHNITVNYTTVHMDKRFNQTKQQGSKVNKKINVVNFSRYLEFICKLLLNWELSIKYTQKSDEGLYLCKATTKPVTKIYVELILIEAIARILDTDEKETGMIKVKLFSPLRLSCVLYNSISPPCYIFWYHYDTMINYDLDDNASVRRGRQGSELIFPKTEARHQGNYSCVPSNARQASIVVDVHGEIKKAANGRMPMTSKEMISVTLPLIFILSILM; from the exons ATGATAAAAAGGTTGACTTTACTATTCTAtcttatttttttcttcgtCAACGAAACAAACTGTGAGAATAATAATATCAAAATTGTAAACG GTAGTGAACTTAATATTCACAATGAAAAGGAAACGCAAAGGAATGGGACCAGAAGTGCATATAACAATAACACAAATATCGTTGCCGGTAGATTCAAACGAGCGAATTATGAAAACTATACTGAAAAAGTTGTCCAAATGGGAGATGAGGCTCGTTTTCCTTGTTATATCGAGAAGGAAAACTTAACG GTATTATGGATCAAAATAGATAAGACCACCAATGAAGAGCACAATATCACAGTGAACTATACTACAGTCCATATGGACAAGCGATTCAATCAAACAAAACAACAGGGATCGAaggtaaataaaaaaataaatgtaGTGAATTTCAGCAGATATCTAGAATTTATTtgcaaattattatt GAATTGGGAACTTTCAATAAAATATACACAAAAAAGTGATGAAGGATTGTACCTTTGTAAAGCAACGACGAAACCTGTAACTAAAATATACGTCGAACTAATATTAATTG AAGCCATAGCCAGAATACTGGACACCGACGAGAAGGAGACTGGCATGATAAAGGTGAAATTATTTTCACCATTAAGACTGAGTTGTGTTCTTTACAATTCAATCAGTCCTCCATGCTATATATTTTGGTACCATTATGACACAATGATTAATTACGATTTGGATGACAATGCTTCTGTTCGTCGTGGACGACAAGGGAGCGAGCTAATATTTCCCAAAACAGAGGCGAGACACCAAGGAAATTATTCATGTGTCCCATCAAATGCCAGACAAGCTAGCATCGTAGTAGACGTTCATG gtgaaataaaaaaagcagCCAATGGTAGGATGCCAATGACTTCCAAGGAAATGATCTCAGTAACTTTACCTCTCATATTTATTTTGTCTATTTTAATGTGA
- the LOC123314928 gene encoding ubiquinol-cytochrome-c reductase complex assembly factor 1 isoform X2 — translation MINIQRLLRIPLRMQMEVSRRNIYSLNPNKMYILTNHNREIPQLSARSMTLFHPETIKKFLSAVPFLQFNKTKLKVIAYDQYEILVDNIDYIEFFEELDLPDTFYSWFVVTELHLWMLSARAMAEGTDGRLIRNTLVEALWADVLQRVKKLGSRSNPIDIRGKIVELSEQLQASYIAYDEGLLSDDTVLAGALWRRFYQRSDIDVEHLEKLVKYIRKNMRLLENLSTEQFFKPKDIKWCPLIS, via the exons ATGATTAATATACAGAGATTATTACGTATTCCTCTGAGGATGCAG ATGGAGGTATCAAGAAGAAATATATATTCGCTCAATCCCAATAAAATGTACATTTTAACCAATCACAATAGGGAGATTCCTCAATTATCCGCGAGGTCCATGACGTTATTTCATCCTGAAACTATAAAAAAGTTCTTATCTGCAGTACCATTTCTACAATTCAATAAAACT AAACTGAAAGTTATTGCTTAcgatcaatatgaaatattagtTGATAATATTGATTATATAGAATTCTTCGAAGAGTTAGATTTGCCTGATACTTTTTACTCTTGGTTTGTGGTAACGGAACTTCATCTGTGGATGCTGTCAGCACGAGCTATGGCCGAAGGGACTGACGGTAGACTGATTAGAAATACTTTAGTAGAGGCCCTATGGGCTGATGTACTTCAACGAGTGAAGAAACTTGGTTCA AGAAGTAAccccattgatataaggggaaAAATCGTTGAACTGTCAGAACAATTACAGGCTTCTTACATTGCTTATGATGAAGGCCTTTTATCAGATGATACTGTATTAGCAGGAGCCTTATGGAGAAGGTTTTATCAACGATCAGATATCGATGTGGAACACTTAGAGAAATTGGTCAAATATATCAGAAAAAAT aTGCGATTATTGGAAAACTTAAGTACTGAACAGTTTTTTAAACCCAAGGATATTAAATGGTGTCCACTTATATCTTAG
- the LOC123314928 gene encoding ubiquinol-cytochrome-c reductase complex assembly factor 1 isoform X1: MINIQRLLRIPLRMQFQMEVSRRNIYSLNPNKMYILTNHNREIPQLSARSMTLFHPETIKKFLSAVPFLQFNKTKLKVIAYDQYEILVDNIDYIEFFEELDLPDTFYSWFVVTELHLWMLSARAMAEGTDGRLIRNTLVEALWADVLQRVKKLGSRSNPIDIRGKIVELSEQLQASYIAYDEGLLSDDTVLAGALWRRFYQRSDIDVEHLEKLVKYIRKNMRLLENLSTEQFFKPKDIKWCPLIS, from the exons ATGATTAATATACAGAGATTATTACGTATTCCTCTGAGGATGCAG TTTCAGATGGAGGTATCAAGAAGAAATATATATTCGCTCAATCCCAATAAAATGTACATTTTAACCAATCACAATAGGGAGATTCCTCAATTATCCGCGAGGTCCATGACGTTATTTCATCCTGAAACTATAAAAAAGTTCTTATCTGCAGTACCATTTCTACAATTCAATAAAACT AAACTGAAAGTTATTGCTTAcgatcaatatgaaatattagtTGATAATATTGATTATATAGAATTCTTCGAAGAGTTAGATTTGCCTGATACTTTTTACTCTTGGTTTGTGGTAACGGAACTTCATCTGTGGATGCTGTCAGCACGAGCTATGGCCGAAGGGACTGACGGTAGACTGATTAGAAATACTTTAGTAGAGGCCCTATGGGCTGATGTACTTCAACGAGTGAAGAAACTTGGTTCA AGAAGTAAccccattgatataaggggaaAAATCGTTGAACTGTCAGAACAATTACAGGCTTCTTACATTGCTTATGATGAAGGCCTTTTATCAGATGATACTGTATTAGCAGGAGCCTTATGGAGAAGGTTTTATCAACGATCAGATATCGATGTGGAACACTTAGAGAAATTGGTCAAATATATCAGAAAAAAT aTGCGATTATTGGAAAACTTAAGTACTGAACAGTTTTTTAAACCCAAGGATATTAAATGGTGTCCACTTATATCTTAG